A stretch of the Chitinophagaceae bacterium genome encodes the following:
- a CDS encoding helix-turn-helix transcriptional regulator — protein sequence MKIINYLADKLFRHQKKLEIIAIFLLCLTISFRFTNFKTEWLWSDKTYIAVILVLMLISIALIWIKIEKVKTDNLIKLIKTEIISNRTNTENQLDELSAKQKQVFDLIVTGKSNKEIMDELCIELSTLKTHINRIYKILGITSRQQIKKLKI from the coding sequence ATGAAAATCATCAACTATTTAGCTGACAAACTATTCCGACACCAGAAGAAATTGGAAATTATTGCAATATTTCTTCTTTGCCTGACAATTAGTTTTCGTTTCACAAATTTCAAAACAGAGTGGCTATGGAGTGACAAAACTTACATTGCTGTCATTTTAGTTTTAATGTTAATTTCAATAGCACTTATTTGGATAAAAATTGAAAAGGTAAAGACCGATAATTTAATCAAACTTATAAAAACTGAAATAATCTCCAACAGAACAAACACAGAAAATCAATTAGACGAATTATCTGCTAAACAAAAACAGGTTTTTGATTTGATAGTAACTGGAAAATCAAACAAGGAGATAATGGATGAATTATGTATTGAGTTAAGCACTCTTAAAACACACATAAATAGAATTTATAAAATACTCGGAATAACATCACGACAACAGATTAAAAAGTTAAAAATCTAA